Proteins from one Mycoplasma sp. Pen4 genomic window:
- a CDS encoding MAG6790 family protein, which yields MYKYKAKLISNNEVIAQANTIEEIEGLIKGFRRGQKHGEHTRMNEKIEIIHVERNDLRGKHHSKEVVIKTV from the coding sequence ATGTATAAATACAAAGCAAAATTAATTTCAAATAACGAAGTCATTGCGCAAGCAAATACAATTGAAGAAATTGAAGGACTTATTAAAGGATTCCGTCGTGGTCAAAAACACGGTGAACACACACGTATGAATGAAAAAATCGAAATCATTCACGTGGAAAGAAACGATTTAAGAGGTAAACATCACTCAAAAGAAGTTGTTATTAAAACAGTTTAG
- a CDS encoding RluA family pseudouridine synthase — protein sequence MIELEVKYSERIDKYISNHSEISRNDIKQLIEEKAVFVDGVVVNKPKFTVKEGQIIKVTRVIDKEIHVIPQEMELEILYDDDYLCVLNKPSGLTVHPAPGHVDNTLVNGLLYHFKNNLSNENGLLRPGIVHRIDKDTSGLLIIAKTNEAHKLLAEKFADHSIHRSYIAIADGILESNKMKLILPIGRSQKDRLKMEVTNNNSKHAVTNITLLKSFYLDNLPKSLIKCELETGRTHQIRVHLSHIKNPIYGDPVYNKPIDDFGQRLHAYKLVFEHPITKETMTFFAKPPKEFEVSGFDFKEFFEEEK from the coding sequence ATGATTGAATTAGAAGTAAAATACAGCGAAAGAATTGATAAATATATTAGTAATCATTCAGAAATTTCGCGTAACGATATAAAGCAACTTATCGAAGAAAAAGCAGTTTTTGTCGATGGTGTTGTAGTGAATAAACCAAAATTCACAGTTAAAGAAGGACAAATAATCAAAGTTACAAGAGTAATTGATAAAGAGATACATGTTATTCCACAAGAAATGGAGTTAGAAATCCTTTATGACGATGATTATTTATGTGTTTTAAACAAACCAAGTGGCTTAACAGTTCACCCTGCGCCCGGTCACGTAGATAATACTTTAGTAAATGGATTATTGTATCATTTCAAGAATAATTTATCGAATGAAAATGGATTATTGCGTCCAGGAATTGTTCACCGTATCGATAAAGACACAAGTGGTTTATTAATAATTGCTAAAACCAATGAAGCACATAAATTACTTGCTGAAAAATTTGCAGACCACAGCATTCACCGTTCATATATAGCGATTGCTGATGGGATTTTAGAAAGTAACAAAATGAAGTTGATTCTTCCTATTGGTCGCAGTCAAAAAGATAGACTTAAAATGGAAGTTACAAATAATAACTCAAAACATGCAGTCACAAATATAACTTTACTTAAAAGTTTTTATTTAGATAACTTACCTAAATCATTAATTAAATGTGAATTAGAAACAGGAAGAACACACCAAATTAGAGTTCATTTATCACACATAAAAAACCCAATTTATGGTGATCCAGTTTATAACAAACCGATTGATGATTTTGGACAACGTTTACATGCATATAAATTAGTTTTTGAACACCCAATTACAAAAGAAACAATGACATTCTTTGCTAAACCACCAAAAGAATTTGAGGTATCAGGTTTTGATTTCAAAGAATTCTTTGAGGAAGAAAAATAA
- the ffh gene encoding signal recognition particle protein, whose translation MLDFLEKRIQKTMAKMSKKTMLNESDILEVTREVKIALLEADVNLHVVKQFINNVKEKALSSEIIGKLNPSQQMIKIFHEELVHILGDKEQAIKITKKPFIIMMCGLQGSGKTTATAKLAYYLRKKQNIKKPLVVAADIYRPAAVDQLVTLAKSIQVDYYEQGVNVPAETIVANALKHAYENDNDLVIIDTAGRLAIDETLMEELVNIKKLAHPAEILFVADALSGQDVINVAKTFNEKLSLTGTIITKLDSDARGGAALSIRQVLNIPIRFIGTGEKTSNLELFYPDRMADRILGMGDVMTLIEKAQETIDEGKAKNMIERMFSGNFSLDDLMEQIKQMKSLGKFSKLLKMLPGGLANKINEEDIDKAEEKMKLYQILMSSMTKEERKNPKLLRNASRKERILKGSGRTAQEYNKLLNDFDSMSKRMTEMAKKFKNGAGFGGMF comes from the coding sequence ATGTTAGATTTTTTAGAAAAAAGAATACAAAAAACAATGGCAAAAATGTCTAAAAAGACAATGTTAAATGAATCAGATATTCTCGAAGTTACAAGAGAAGTAAAAATTGCTTTATTAGAAGCCGATGTTAATTTACATGTAGTAAAACAGTTTATAAATAATGTTAAAGAAAAAGCTTTATCAAGTGAAATTATCGGAAAATTAAATCCATCACAACAAATGATTAAGATTTTTCATGAAGAACTTGTTCATATTTTAGGAGATAAAGAGCAAGCAATTAAGATTACAAAAAAACCATTTATCATCATGATGTGTGGTTTACAAGGTTCTGGTAAGACAACAGCAACAGCAAAACTTGCTTACTACCTTAGAAAAAAACAAAATATTAAAAAACCATTAGTTGTAGCAGCAGATATTTATCGTCCAGCAGCTGTAGATCAGTTAGTTACGCTTGCTAAATCAATTCAAGTTGATTACTATGAGCAAGGTGTAAACGTACCAGCAGAAACAATTGTTGCTAATGCTTTAAAACATGCATATGAAAATGATAATGATTTAGTAATCATTGATACTGCAGGACGTTTAGCTATTGATGAAACCTTAATGGAAGAACTTGTTAACATTAAGAAACTAGCACACCCAGCAGAAATTTTATTTGTGGCTGATGCTTTAAGTGGTCAAGATGTAATCAATGTTGCTAAAACATTCAACGAAAAACTTAGTCTCACCGGTACAATCATCACAAAATTAGATTCAGATGCTCGTGGTGGGGCTGCATTAAGTATTCGTCAAGTACTTAATATACCAATTAGATTCATTGGTACTGGTGAAAAAACATCAAACCTTGAATTATTCTACCCAGATAGAATGGCAGACAGAATTCTTGGTATGGGTGATGTTATGACACTTATTGAAAAGGCACAAGAAACAATTGATGAAGGTAAAGCTAAAAACATGATTGAAAGAATGTTTTCAGGTAACTTCTCACTTGACGACTTAATGGAACAAATTAAACAAATGAAATCATTAGGAAAATTCTCTAAATTATTAAAAATGCTTCCTGGGGGTCTTGCTAATAAAATTAATGAAGAAGATATTGATAAAGCAGAAGAAAAAATGAAACTTTATCAAATACTTATGTCATCAATGACAAAAGAAGAACGTAAAAACCCTAAATTATTAAGAAACGCTTCACGTAAGGAAAGAATCCTTAAGGGAAGCGGTAGAACTGCACAAGAATATAATAAATTACTCAATGATTTTGACTCTATGTCAAAACGTATGACAGAAATGGCTAAAAAATTCAAAAATGGTGCAGGTTTTGGTGGAATGTTTTAA
- a CDS encoding co-chaperone YbbN yields MLHEATKNDVLAALEKKEDLNLVVFYAEWCGPCRMYKSSLEELATKNNVNIYRVNIDTNKEYAQEAGVSSIPFTKVYKKGELVGETVGFKPYALLKDEVEAL; encoded by the coding sequence ATGTTACACGAAGCTACAAAAAATGATGTTCTAGCAGCATTAGAGAAAAAAGAAGATTTAAATTTAGTTGTTTTCTACGCAGAATGATGTGGTCCATGTAGAATGTACAAATCATCTTTAGAAGAATTAGCAACAAAAAACAATGTAAATATTTATAGAGTTAACATTGACACAAATAAAGAATATGCTCAAGAAGCAGGTGTTTCATCAATTCCATTTACAAAAGTTTACAAAAAAGGTGAACTTGTTGGTGAAACAGTTGGTTTCAAACCATATGCATTATTAAAAGATGAAGTAGAAGCATTATAA
- a CDS encoding trigger factor-related chaperone, with amino-acid sequence MMKFDVKTIHLDGLDWINLQNQALKQLEAQKEVSKDIKIDQKSILEAAKKLFIREKRAQLLVENIKEHEDRVYFMGVEENPVISLSEITVDLRSYYVDDLSIYDIDQKPTAEFKINENIDSIVQDFVKGYLTKHRFLIDVDKTTIEAGDFIHFEIYPLNQANQANQKTTYVAHANNDSENEYERFVVGKEINKEYEYVIEEHTYIIKPVSIFKEEYMPITEDNFHLLKIDNFKTFDDVIKFIEHDAYYANSTRAIFDYGQEVVGEILKTNGSKLKIPSDLLDYEANLFEVPVNQDNIMQMYAYAESFIANYFWTNVFQKKLGIAITEENFNNEMRLLKAVTPKNEWVNISTYQVTNIVLFKKVGQYFAKKYYPEAYAKIEKYLDF; translated from the coding sequence ATGATGAAATTTGACGTTAAAACAATTCATTTAGACGGATTAGACTGAATTAACTTACAAAATCAAGCTTTAAAACAATTAGAAGCACAAAAAGAAGTATCAAAAGATATTAAGATTGATCAAAAATCAATTCTTGAAGCTGCTAAAAAATTATTCATTAGAGAAAAAAGAGCTCAATTATTAGTAGAAAACATCAAAGAACATGAAGATAGAGTTTATTTCATGGGAGTTGAAGAAAATCCGGTTATTTCATTAAGCGAAATTACAGTTGATTTAAGAAGTTATTATGTAGATGATTTATCAATTTATGACATAGACCAAAAACCAACTGCAGAATTTAAAATTAATGAGAATATTGATTCAATAGTTCAAGACTTTGTTAAAGGTTATTTAACAAAACACAGATTTTTAATTGATGTAGATAAAACAACAATTGAAGCTGGTGATTTTATTCATTTCGAAATTTATCCACTTAACCAAGCAAACCAAGCAAATCAAAAAACAACATATGTGGCTCATGCGAATAATGATTCAGAAAATGAATATGAAAGATTTGTTGTTGGTAAAGAAATTAACAAAGAATATGAATATGTAATTGAAGAACACACCTATATTATTAAACCTGTATCAATCTTTAAGGAAGAATACATGCCTATTACTGAAGACAACTTCCATTTATTAAAAATTGATAACTTCAAAACATTTGATGATGTAATTAAATTCATTGAACACGATGCATATTACGCAAACTCTACAAGAGCAATTTTTGATTATGGTCAAGAAGTAGTTGGTGAAATTCTTAAAACAAATGGATCAAAATTAAAAATCCCATCAGATCTATTAGATTATGAAGCAAACTTATTTGAGGTACCAGTAAATCAAGATAATATTATGCAAATGTATGCATACGCAGAAAGTTTTATTGCAAATTATTTCTGAACAAATGTATTCCAAAAGAAATTAGGAATTGCGATTACTGAAGAAAACTTTAATAATGAGATGAGATTATTAAAAGCAGTTACTCCTAAAAATGAGTGAGTAAATATTTCAACATATCAAGTTACAAACATCGTTTTATTTAAAAAAGTTGGGCAATATTTTGCTAAAAAATACTATCCAGAAGCATATGCAAAAATTGAAAAATATCTTGACTTTTAA
- the ligA gene encoding NAD-dependent DNA ligase LigA → MTKLDEIQQRIIELTNEINKLNHAYYNLDKPLTEDYIYDRLLRELEELEIKYPKFIQEDSPTKKIGGVPSIDFFKYTHKKPMLSLAKAYSFEEIKKFVQDIQDSIPNNHELTYSLEPKVDGLSISLIYQDGKLERAVTRGDGKIGEDVTKNALLINSIPKRIDYYEPLEVRGEIYISKTQFNKTNAQLLKEFDDKINHYTHVLLPEYNQKMFLFNNGELKKEPKEPKKPTENLFANPRNMAAGTLRQKNFELLIERDLQVVLYDLVDPLEHGILTQMDAIEFISRLGFATNPYKYIAKNSDDIIDAIKKFEDLKDKFEYECDGFVIKLNNLTYWEQLGKTAKFPKYAIAFKYQTEEAYATVRKITTTVGRTGKITYVANFDEVNLNQTRVSNATLHNYDFIKSIGLNIGDVVTVIKSGEIIPKIIMLKEKKVEGIYPKQLNCPMCHSLLIEYDGIVDQFCVNDECSEKLIKNMIHFTSRNAMNIQDLGESIVRILFENNLISDYASIYELHNYKNELLNLPRFAEKKVDNLLNSIDQSRNVMLYKVLFALGIKHIGLQVAQIITENMSKLSDLTNKTFLNNLILVNSIGPEIVNSLIEYISDENNVEQIHKLDKVLNYVKDTTEKTNKLNGLTFVVTGKHSIDRDDFKKLIVDNGGIASSSISKKTNYLIAGDNSGDSKLTKAKDLGITVINENDFLEMIK, encoded by the coding sequence ATGACTAAATTAGACGAAATTCAACAAAGAATTATTGAACTTACAAATGAAATTAATAAACTAAATCATGCTTATTATAATTTGGATAAACCTTTAACTGAGGATTATATATATGATCGTTTATTACGTGAACTAGAAGAATTAGAGATTAAATATCCTAAGTTCATCCAAGAAGATTCACCAACTAAAAAAATTGGTGGTGTACCAAGCATTGATTTTTTCAAATATACACACAAAAAACCTATGCTTTCTCTTGCTAAAGCTTATAGTTTTGAAGAAATTAAAAAATTTGTACAAGACATACAGGATTCAATTCCAAATAATCACGAATTAACCTATAGTTTAGAACCAAAAGTAGATGGATTATCTATTTCATTAATTTATCAAGATGGTAAATTAGAACGAGCAGTTACACGTGGTGATGGAAAAATTGGTGAAGATGTTACAAAAAATGCATTATTAATCAATTCTATACCTAAGAGAATTGATTATTATGAACCATTAGAGGTTCGTGGTGAAATTTATATTTCTAAAACTCAATTTAATAAAACAAATGCACAACTTTTAAAAGAATTTGATGATAAAATCAATCATTATACACATGTTTTATTGCCAGAATATAATCAAAAAATGTTTCTCTTTAACAATGGCGAATTAAAGAAAGAACCTAAGGAACCGAAAAAACCAACTGAAAATCTTTTTGCAAATCCAAGAAACATGGCTGCAGGAACATTACGTCAAAAAAACTTTGAATTATTAATTGAACGTGACTTGCAGGTAGTCTTATATGATTTAGTTGACCCATTAGAACACGGAATCTTAACACAGATGGACGCTATCGAATTTATTAGCAGATTAGGTTTTGCAACAAACCCATATAAATATATTGCGAAAAATTCTGATGATATTATTGACGCAATTAAAAAGTTTGAAGATCTTAAAGATAAATTTGAATATGAGTGTGATGGTTTTGTTATTAAACTAAATAATCTAACTTATTGAGAACAACTTGGTAAAACAGCAAAATTCCCAAAATATGCAATTGCATTTAAATATCAAACCGAAGAAGCCTATGCCACAGTAAGGAAAATTACAACAACCGTTGGTAGAACTGGAAAAATTACATACGTTGCAAACTTTGATGAAGTAAATTTAAACCAAACAAGAGTTTCTAATGCAACGCTTCATAATTATGATTTTATTAAATCTATTGGTTTGAATATTGGAGATGTTGTTACAGTGATTAAATCTGGTGAAATTATTCCTAAAATCATTATGCTCAAGGAGAAAAAAGTAGAAGGAATATATCCTAAACAACTCAATTGTCCAATGTGTCATAGTCTTTTAATTGAATATGATGGTATAGTTGATCAATTCTGTGTTAATGATGAGTGTAGTGAAAAACTTATTAAAAATATGATTCACTTTACATCACGTAATGCAATGAATATTCAAGATTTAGGTGAATCAATTGTTCGTATCTTGTTTGAAAATAATCTTATTAGCGATTATGCTTCAATTTATGAATTACATAATTATAAAAATGAACTTTTAAACCTTCCACGCTTTGCCGAGAAAAAAGTTGATAACTTATTAAACTCAATTGATCAGTCACGTAATGTAATGCTTTATAAGGTTCTTTTTGCCCTTGGAATTAAGCACATTGGTTTACAAGTTGCTCAAATTATTACTGAAAATATGTCTAAATTGTCCGATTTAACTAATAAGACTTTCTTAAATAATTTAATACTAGTTAATTCGATTGGTCCAGAAATAGTAAATTCTTTAATCGAATATATTTCTGACGAAAATAATGTTGAACAAATCCACAAATTAGATAAAGTTTTAAATTATGTTAAAGATACAACAGAAAAAACAAATAAATTAAATGGTTTAACTTTTGTAGTTACAGGTAAGCACTCAATAGATCGAGATGACTTTAAAAAACTCATAGTTGATAATGGTGGAATTGCTTCGTCATCAATATCTAAGAAAACAAACTATCTCATTGCAGGTGATAATTCAGGAGATAGTAAACTAACAAAAGCAAAAGACCTTGGCATAACAGTAATTAATGAAAATGATTTTCTAGAAATGATTAAATAA
- the rplS gene encoding 50S ribosomal protein L19, translated as MRNKLLEVVEKSQLRTDLPAFTTGDNVKVHVRIREGEKERIQIFEGLVISKKESGTREMFTVRKDSYGVGVERTFPVNSPLIAHIEVVRSNKVRRKRLFYMRSRRGKSARLKEIKRTK; from the coding sequence ATGAGAAATAAATTATTAGAAGTTGTTGAAAAATCACAATTACGTACAGACTTACCTGCTTTTACAACAGGTGACAACGTTAAAGTGCACGTTCGTATCCGTGAAGGTGAAAAAGAACGTATTCAAATCTTTGAAGGGCTTGTAATTAGCAAAAAAGAATCTGGAACAAGAGAAATGTTCACAGTTAGAAAAGATTCATATGGTGTAGGTGTTGAGAGAACATTCCCTGTTAACTCACCATTAATCGCTCACATTGAAGTAGTTCGTTCAAACAAAGTTCGTAGAAAAAGATTATTCTACATGAGAAGCCGTAGAGGTAAAAGCGCACGTCTTAAAGAAATTAAAAGAACAAAATAA
- the trmD gene encoding tRNA (guanosine(37)-N1)-methyltransferase TrmD, translating to MKINFLTLFPNYFEPFINESIMKKAQDKNLINFEVVDFRNFSKNKHRKVDDEIYGGGHGLLLQVEPIDLALDSLKDRGGYKVLVTPQGKQFTQEIAQEMTKYDQITFISGRYEGFDERVVELVDIELSIGDYVITGGELPSMVMADAVTRLLPNVIREESHVYESFQGVGLLDYPQYTRPREYKGMKVPEVLFGGNHKEIEEWKKQAQIAKTRKNRPDILERIKKNEK from the coding sequence ATGAAAATTAATTTTCTTACATTATTTCCTAACTACTTTGAACCTTTTATTAATGAAAGCATTATGAAAAAGGCTCAAGATAAAAACCTTATCAACTTTGAAGTTGTTGACTTTAGAAATTTCAGCAAAAATAAACACCGCAAAGTAGATGATGAAATCTATGGTGGTGGTCACGGTTTACTTTTACAAGTAGAACCAATTGATTTAGCTTTAGATTCGCTAAAAGATAGAGGTGGTTATAAAGTTCTTGTAACTCCTCAAGGAAAACAATTTACTCAAGAAATCGCTCAAGAAATGACCAAATATGATCAAATTACGTTTATTTCTGGGAGATATGAAGGTTTTGATGAAAGAGTAGTTGAGCTAGTTGATATTGAATTATCAATTGGTGATTATGTGATAACTGGTGGCGAATTACCTTCGATGGTAATGGCTGATGCAGTTACTAGATTACTTCCTAATGTAATTAGAGAAGAATCGCATGTGTATGAATCATTTCAAGGTGTTGGATTATTAGATTATCCACAATACACTAGACCACGCGAGTATAAAGGAATGAAAGTTCCAGAAGTGCTTTTTGGTGGAAATCACAAGGAAATAGAAGAATGAAAAAAACAGGCACAAATTGCGAAAACTCGTAAGAATAGACCTGATATTCTTGAAAGGATAAAGAAAAATGAGAAATAA
- the rpsP gene encoding 30S ribosomal protein S16 produces the protein MVKIRLKRMGDKFRPVYKIVAADSRAPRDGKFIEALGHYNPISKEFVLNKELTAKWIAQGAQPTITVANLFKAHNLTAELKK, from the coding sequence ATGGTTAAAATCAGACTTAAAAGAATGGGTGACAAGTTCAGACCAGTATACAAAATTGTTGCTGCTGACTCAAGAGCACCACGTGACGGAAAATTTATCGAAGCTTTAGGACACTACAATCCAATCTCAAAAGAATTTGTTTTAAATAAAGAACTTACAGCTAAATGAATCGCTCAAGGTGCACAACCTACAATTACAGTTGCTAACTTATTCAAAGCTCACAACTTAACAGCTGAACTTAAAAAATAA
- a CDS encoding energy-coupling factor transporter transmembrane protein EcfT, translating into MKSVFGRYIPGSSILYRIDPRIKLLSVIFYLVMVFLVRYYVDMLILLTPLVIMYIWTTKKIGPVFRLMKLPIFITVVIFLVNMYTITNITGINDYQSILKVDALSQNNAIKYLYGQENGGKMLWTIVASSTSTTVKINGIETKLNIAYGINWDGINRTLSLFLRIYIMIILTALLTNTSRPILLTKAIEDILYPLKFLFVPTHVIAMIISIALRFIPTLIDEANRIIKAQTSRGVDFRHGNLKEKIAAFTTLIIPLFVSSFAKAEDLSNSMETRGYDPYAKRVKYRVIKPGWRDLLYVIFLLGLMSFVIVNIYYPDYLPSWYIASYII; encoded by the coding sequence ATGAAAAGTGTTTTCGGTCGTTACATTCCTGGGAGTAGTATTCTTTATCGTATTGATCCTAGAATTAAATTACTATCAGTTATTTTTTACTTAGTGATGGTCTTTTTAGTTAGATATTATGTTGATATGTTGATTTTATTAACGCCGTTAGTAATCATGTACATCTGAACAACTAAAAAAATCGGACCAGTTTTTAGATTAATGAAACTACCAATATTCATTACTGTAGTTATATTCCTGGTGAATATGTATACAATTACAAATATCACTGGAATAAATGATTATCAAAGTATTTTAAAAGTCGACGCATTATCACAAAACAATGCAATCAAATACCTTTATGGTCAAGAGAATGGTGGAAAAATGCTATGAACCATTGTCGCATCATCAACTAGCACAACAGTGAAAATTAATGGTATTGAAACAAAATTAAATATTGCTTATGGAATAAACTGAGATGGAATTAATAGAACACTATCTCTATTCCTTAGAATTTATATTATGATTATTCTTACTGCATTATTAACAAATACTTCTAGACCAATCTTATTAACAAAAGCTATTGAAGATATCTTATATCCATTAAAATTCTTATTTGTACCAACACACGTAATTGCAATGATTATTTCAATTGCACTTAGATTTATACCTACATTAATTGATGAAGCAAATAGAATTATCAAAGCTCAAACATCGCGTGGTGTAGATTTTAGACACGGTAATTTAAAAGAAAAAATAGCAGCATTTACAACTTTAATTATTCCACTTTTCGTTTCATCATTCGCAAAAGCAGAAGATTTATCTAATTCAATGGAAACTCGCGGTTATGATCCTTATGCAAAAAGAGTTAAATACAGAGTTATTAAACCAGGTTGAAGAGATTTACTTTATGTAATATTCTTATTAGGTTTAATGTCATTTGTAATTGTTAATATTTATTACCCAGATTACTTACCAAGTTGATATATTGCATCATATATTATTTAA
- a CDS encoding ATP-binding cassette domain-containing protein, which yields MQIKVKNISHTFNPKTPWEFTALRDVSCEINDGEYVGVIGSTGSGKTTFIEHLNKLLEPSSGEINWEFIDNISLTFKLELERQKEVLASKYDINSQEYKNALKQVTKELKIKFKDNKYKIKELQKQFKNELKQETQKFIQDFSKENKDKFTDERAFNKQLTKEKKIFIYNYTQASETKKEIDRLKFTEAKVMKTSKYSLFKKNSPKPIRKRIGIVFQFAEYQLFKGTIKEDIAFGPIAFGVEKEKAYKIAEEVLEMVGLPPEYLNRSPFELSGGQKRRVAIAGILAMQPDFLVVDEPTAGLDPVGVKEILEILNNLNKQGKTIINVTHDLDNVLKYSKRIVLFKKGTIVKDGDPYEILNDVDFLKENNLQPPQLLEFVNKLRKNNIPVPKVLSEDELVVFLNQYRKEKGGN from the coding sequence ATGCAAATAAAAGTTAAAAATATAAGTCATACTTTTAATCCTAAAACACCTTGAGAATTCACTGCTCTTAGGGATGTTTCCTGTGAAATTAATGATGGTGAATATGTTGGTGTTATTGGTTCAACTGGTTCAGGGAAAACAACTTTTATTGAACACTTAAATAAATTGCTAGAACCTTCATCTGGTGAAATTAATTGAGAATTCATTGATAATATTTCTTTAACTTTTAAACTTGAACTTGAAAGACAAAAAGAAGTGCTTGCATCAAAATATGATATTAACTCGCAAGAATATAAAAATGCCTTAAAACAAGTTACAAAAGAATTAAAAATTAAGTTTAAAGATAATAAATATAAAATCAAAGAACTCCAAAAACAATTCAAAAATGAATTAAAGCAAGAGACACAAAAGTTTATTCAAGACTTTTCTAAAGAAAATAAAGATAAATTTACTGATGAACGTGCTTTTAATAAACAATTAACAAAAGAAAAGAAAATTTTCATTTATAACTACACCCAAGCATCAGAAACAAAAAAAGAAATTGATAGATTAAAGTTTACTGAAGCTAAAGTTATGAAAACAAGTAAATATTCACTATTTAAGAAAAACTCACCAAAACCAATTAGAAAAAGAATTGGTATTGTGTTTCAATTTGCTGAATATCAACTTTTTAAAGGTACAATCAAAGAAGATATTGCCTTTGGTCCAATTGCTTTTGGTGTCGAAAAAGAAAAAGCATATAAAATTGCCGAAGAAGTTTTAGAAATGGTTGGTTTACCACCAGAATATCTTAATCGTAGTCCTTTTGAGCTTAGCGGTGGGCAAAAAAGAAGAGTTGCAATCGCTGGTATTTTAGCAATGCAACCTGATTTTCTTGTAGTTGATGAGCCTACAGCTGGATTAGATCCGGTTGGTGTAAAAGAAATTTTAGAAATTCTTAATAATTTAAATAAGCAAGGTAAAACAATTATTAATGTTACTCATGATTTAGATAATGTTCTTAAGTATTCAAAGAGAATTGTTTTATTTAAAAAAGGAACTATTGTAAAAGATGGTGATCCATATGAAATTCTTAATGATGTTGATTTCTTAAAAGAAAACAACTTACAACCACCTCAATTGCTTGAGTTTGTAAATAAATTAAGAAAAAATAATATTCCAGTTCCTAAGGTTCTTTCAGAAGATGAATTGGTTGTATTTTTAAACCAATACAGAAAAGAAAAAGGAGGTAACTAA
- a CDS encoding energy-coupling factor transporter ATPase: MIKVENITFRYRPDDKKSALDDVSFEIEKGQYVAILGHNGSGKSTLSKVLVALLKPQSGTISIDGITYARETLSEIRKKIGIIFQNPDNQFVGSSVEDDIAFGLENRCIPQPEMKDLIVKFAEKVDMNEYLEREPENLSGGQKQRVAIASVLALNPEIVIFDEVTSMLDPKGKDSVLKIIKEIQKSKDKTLISITHDMDEAILADKCLVFAQGKLVASGSPKEILRNKEIIDIAKIDSPFIYRISEMLDGIEPTYNERELIKEICK, from the coding sequence ATGATAAAAGTTGAAAACATAACATTTAGATATAGACCCGATGATAAAAAATCTGCATTGGATGATGTTTCCTTTGAAATAGAAAAAGGTCAATATGTAGCTATTTTAGGGCACAACGGTAGTGGTAAAAGCACTTTATCAAAAGTACTTGTAGCATTATTGAAACCTCAATCAGGGACAATTTCAATTGATGGAATAACATATGCACGTGAAACCCTATCTGAAATTAGAAAAAAAATTGGGATTATCTTCCAAAACCCAGATAATCAATTTGTGGGTTCTTCTGTAGAAGATGATATTGCTTTTGGACTTGAAAATAGATGTATTCCACAACCTGAAATGAAAGATTTAATTGTTAAATTTGCAGAAAAAGTAGATATGAACGAATATCTAGAACGTGAACCTGAAAATCTTTCTGGAGGACAAAAGCAAAGGGTTGCAATCGCATCTGTATTAGCGTTAAATCCTGAAATAGTTATCTTTGATGAAGTTACATCGATGTTAGATCCTAAAGGAAAAGACAGTGTTTTAAAAATAATTAAAGAAATCCAAAAATCTAAAGACAAAACTCTAATTTCAATTACTCATGACATGGATGAAGCTATTTTGGCTGATAAATGTCTTGTCTTTGCGCAAGGTAAATTAGTTGCATCTGGATCACCAAAAGAAATTCTTAGAAATAAAGAGATTATTGATATAGCAAAAATTGATTCACCGTTTATTTATAGAATTTCTGAAATGCTAGATGGTATTGAACCAACATATAATGAAAGAGAATTAATTAAAGAAATATGCAAATAA